In one window of Arachis ipaensis cultivar K30076 chromosome B06, Araip1.1, whole genome shotgun sequence DNA:
- the LOC107646008 gene encoding protein phosphatase 2C 32, with the protein MGNGTSRVFSCLVPYNGKNGVDLEFLEPLDEGLGHSFCYVRPSIFESPAITPSNSERFTLDSSTLDSETLSGSFRNDGIEDSSATHKPGKNLPETTFKTISGASVSANVSTARTGNQNALLASNFLEPAASFEGTASFAAIPLQPVPRGSGPLNGFMSGPLERGFASGPLDKGGGFMSGPMEKGVMSGPLDATDKSNFSAPLARGRRRPHLHRLMRSVSGPMRNSLSRTFSKHSMGGSWMQRLFLHPVTQLAWNSKEAKFRPEVSRDCVEFEYKQTHNLQWAHGKAGEDRVHVVLSEEQGWLFIGIYDGFSGPDAPDFLMSNLYRFIDKELEGLLWHYEYNTVNPLEPEVHKRVNAMVPPECKGEEMSESSCCLEDSCPAKVKDQSSSSEIVEENTDVKVNVEQLNCGSPSISRLDGQGRKSMKLYELLQMESWDEQGFLSVSEQGKDSSIAREITQEDRPRHQDEGPTTSGENGGTGFSSNNQVPVATFSVKGQRQDPRKSYISMKIRNMYRKQKSLRKNLFPWNYDWHREEACVDKKIVETLGPIRKCKSGVDHSAVLRAMAQALERTEEAYMDMVENNLDKNPELALMGSCVLVMLMKDQDVYVMNVGDSRVILAQERPNDRHPNPSFIKDDVRHRNRSRESLVGMELDRISEESPMHNINSRLNMMNKNREISLCGLKMRAVQLSTDHSTSIEEEVFRIRAEHPDDNQAIFNDRVKGQLKVTRAFGAGFLKRPSFNEPLLEMFRVDYVGNAPYLSCTSSVVHHRLCSSDRFLVLSSDGLYQYFSNEEVVAHVTWFMENVPGGDPAQYLIAELLLRAAKKNGMDFHELLDIPHGDRRKYHDDVSVMVVSLEGRIWRSSG; encoded by the exons ATGGGTAATGGAACTTCTCGCGTTTTTAGCTGTTTGGTGCCATATAACGGCAAGAATGGGGTTGATTTggagtttttggagccattagaTGAAGGTTTAGGCCACTCCTTTTGTTATGTGAGGCCATCCATTTTTGAATCTCCTGCTATTACCCCATCAAATTCTGAGAGGTTTACACTAGATTCTAGCACCCTTGATTCGGAGACATTGAGTGGGTCATTTAGGAATGATGGCATTGAAGATTCTTCTGCCACACACAAGCCAGGGAAGAACTTACCTGAAACCACATTCAAAACAATCTCAGGGGCTTCGGTCAGTGCCAATGTTTCAACTGCCAGGACCGGTAACCAGAATGCACTACTTGCTAGTAATTTCCTAGAACCTGCTGCGTCGTTTGAGGGAACTGCCTCATTTGCTGCAATCCCTTTGCAGCCTGTTCCCCGTGGCTCTGGACCTTTGAATGGCTTCATGTCTGGACCTTTGGAGAGGGGTTTTGCCTCTGGTCCTTTGGATAAGGGTGGTGGTTTCATGTCTGGGCCAATGGAGAAGGGGGTTATGTCTGGTCCTCTTGATGCCACTGACAAATCCAACTTCTCCGCACCACTTGCTCGTGGTCGCCGAAGGCCGCACCTCCACCGCCTGATGAGAAGTGTAAGTGGACCTATGAGAAACTCTCTTTCTCGGACTTTCTCTAAGCATTCGATGGGTGGTAGTTGGATGCAACGGTTATTCCTTCACCCCGTGACTCAACTAGCTTGGAATTCCAAAGAGGCAAAGTTTCGGCCTGAAGTCTCAAGAGATTGTGTTGAATTTGAGTATAAACAAACCCACAATTTGCAGTGGGCTCATGGCAAGGCTGGTGAAGATAGGGTGCATGTTGTACTTTCTGAAGAACAAGGGTGGCTGTTTATTGGGATATATGACGGTTTTAGTGGACCAGATGCACCTGATTTTCTGATGAGCAATCTTTATAGATTTATAGACAAGGAATTAGAGGGATTGCTCTGGCATTATGAATATAATACCGTCAATCCACTTGAACCCGAAGTCCATAAAAGAGTGAATGCAATGGTTCCTCCAGAATGCAAAGGAGAGGAAATGTCAGAAAGTTCTTGCTGTTTGGAAGATTCTTGTCCAGCTAAGGTCAAGGATCAATCATCTAGCAGCGAGATAGTGGAGGAAAACACTGACGTTAAGGTGAATGTGGAACAGCTTAATTGTGGAAGTCCTAGTATCTCCCGATTGGATGGTCAAGGTAGAAAAAGCATGAAACTTTATGAGTTACTTCAGATGGAATCTTGGGACGAACAGGGTTTTCTGTCAGTCTCAGAGCAAGGTAAGGATTCTTCCATTGCTAGGGAAATAACACAAGAAGATAGACCTAGACATCAGGATGAAGGCCCTACTACATCAGGAGAAAATGGAGGCACTGGATTTAGTTCAAACAACCAAGTTCCTGTTGCTACTTTTTCTGTTAAAGGACAAAGGCAGGATCCGAGAAAATCGTATATCAGTATGAAAATCAGAAATATGTACAGGAAGCAGAAGTCCTTGCGCAAAAACCTTTTTCCTTGGAATTATGATTGGCATAGGGAAGAAGCCTGTGTTGACAAGAAAATAGTAGAAACCTTGGGGCCTATTAGAAAATGCAAGTCTGGAGTAGATCATAGTGCAGTTTTAAGAGCAATGGCACAAGCTCTTGAAAGAACAGAAGAAGCATACATGGACATGGTTGAGAATAATCTAGATAAAAATCCAGAGCTTGCCTTAATGGGATCTTGTGTTTTAGTGATGTTAATGAAGGATCAGGATGTTTATGTAATGAATGTTGGAGACAGCCGTGTAATTTTGGCGCAAGAAAGACCAAATGATCGTCATCCCAATCCAAGCTTCATCAAGGATGACGTGAGGCATAGAAATCGATCTAGAGAATCATTAGTTGGCATGGAGCTGGATAGAATTTCAGAGGAGTCTCCAATGCACAACATAAACAGTCGTCTTAACATGATGAACAAAAACAGAGAGATTTCCCTTTGTGGACTGAAAATGAGGGCTGTTCAGCTTTCAACAGATCACAGCACAAGTATTGAAGAG GAAGTGTTTAGAATAAGAGCAGAACACCCAGATGATAATCAAGCCATATTCAATGATAGAGTGAAAGGACAATTAAAAGTCACCAGAGCATTTGGTGCCGGATTCCTGAAGAGG CCATCTTTCAATGAACCTCTACTGGAGATGTTTCGAGTTGATTATGTGGGCAATGCTCCTTACCTAAGTTGCACATCTTCCGTTGTTCATCATCGGCTTTGCTCAAGTGATCGGTTCTTGGTACTATCCTCCGATGGGCTTTACCAATATTTCAGCAATGAAGAGGTAGTTGCCCATGTTACGTGGTTCATGGAAAATGTCCCCGGTGGCGATCCTGCTCAATATCTTATCGCGGAGCTTCTTCTCCGTGCTGCTAAGAAGAATG gaatgGATTTTCATGAATTGCTTGATATTCCTCATGGAGATAGGCGTAAATATCATGATGATGTATCTGTTATGGTGGTTTCTTTGGAGGGAAGGATATGGAGATCATCGGGataa